In one window of Helianthus annuus cultivar XRQ/B chromosome 17, HanXRQr2.0-SUNRISE, whole genome shotgun sequence DNA:
- the LOC118479355 gene encoding uncharacterized protein LOC118479355 isoform X1: MLLPYQKSLNPYIMKVCRLNPLEDWAHSDRFLAFCKKYRSKFDKFMETYSRVGVFDKEDVLPHPSDKTSQIAAVDDVLDTYKNFKRFEILNGPPDNLFSGSKYGVEEIWPTMARKIHHEWENFEKCLKDSDNIYVRAYKSKMDILTAVIIGNKGTPYHDGLFFIDVIFREHFPIKPPLFRLRSFGYAINPHVFECGEVRLNLSHQWTLPDGQIWVPFVTSLYDLLVNIRDKVLNADPLFLQPGFVECGSSVVSEYFSFLYNENVLIKSLKIMTCIMNKPPKNFEAVVIGHFRNRAKDIMKDCTAFVDGLKAGNGEGNNSCCCSHEFRQDVASCIPELNNSFNKIGATFDDVCSLTPANMTYDAPEASSQLRKDPGWKYNFNKDPHDPNCVTCVFSNFSTKGGIYLAKQHQIGGYRNAKAYTKCPTNARDELKAYVESQKAKKNVIADVFDDLDFVEDEEDNEVIEISNVQKKRSGINIGGGNKKMKSNTKGPIDMHVTRSKGNSTSLRQTSINDACDKELRGRTIQTIAAFFYQAGIAFNVAKLDAFQEMIAAIRNYGPNLKPPSYHELRVPLLKNEVDNVEKWIEEQKVEWSKTGCSIMLDGWTDRRHRTLINFLVNSSKGTVFMESTDASAYMKTVEKVFELLDKFVEQVGESNVVQVITDNGSNFKQAG, from the exons ATGCTGCTCCCTTATCAAAAGTCTCTGAATCCTTACATAATGAAGGTATGTCGTCTAAATCCTCTGGAAGACTGGGCACATTCTGATCGGTTTCTGGCATTTTGCAAAAAGTATAGATCAAAGTTTGACAAGTTCATGGAGACGTATTCAAGAGTTGGCGTTTTTGATAAAGAAGATGTGTTACCGCACCCTAGTGATAAAACTTCCCAAATTGCAGCGGTTGATGATGTTCTCGATACGTATAAAAACTTCAAGAGGTTTGAGATCCTCAACGGCCCTCCAGATAATCTTTTTTCTGGTTCTAAGTATGGCGTGGAGGAG ATATGGCCGACTATGGCTAGGAAGATACATCACGAGTGGGAGAATTTTGAAAAATGCTTGAAAG ATTCAGATAATATATATGTGAGGGCCTATAAATCGAAGATGGATATTTTAACAGCTGTAATCATTGGAAACAAGGGGACTCCGTATCATGATGGGCTCTTCTTTATTGATGTTATTTTCAGAGAACATTTTCCTATTAAGCCGCCT CTTTTCCGCCTTCGCTCTTTTGGTTATGCTATCAATCCACATGTGTTCGAATGTGGTGAAGTTCGCTTAAACCTTAGCCACCAATGGACCTTACCGGATGGACAAATCTGGGTGCCTTTTGTAACGTCCTTGTACGACCTTCTGGTCAACATACGGGATAAAGTTTTGAACGCTGACCCTTTGTTCCTCCAACCTGGATTTGTAGAGTGTGGATCCTCTGTGGTCTCAGAATACTTTTCTTTTCTCTACAACGAGAACGTCCTGATAAAGTCGCTCAAAATAATGACGTGTATCATGAATAAACCTCCCAAG AACTTTGAGGCTGTTGTAATTGGGCATTTTCGAAATCGTGCGAAAGATATTATGAAGGACTGTACAGCTTTTGTAGACGGCCTGAAAGCCGGAAATGGGGAGGGTAATAACAGTTGCTGCTGCTCACATGAGTTCCGGCAAGATGTTGCTTCATGTATCCCGGAACTTAATAACTCTTTTAACAAAATCGGAGCAACTTTTGATGACGTCTGTTCTTTAACGCCAGCG AATATGACTTATGATGCACCTGAAGCATCATCACAATTAAGAAAAGATCCCGGGTGGAAGTATAACTTTAATAAAGACCCACATGATCCAAATTGTGTCACTTGCGTATTCTCCAACTTCTCTACCAAAGGAGGAATTTATCTAGCTAAACAACATCAAATTGGAGGTTATAGAAATGCAAAAGCATATACCAAGTGTCCTACAAATGCTAGAGATGAATTGAAAGCGTACGTGGAAAGTCAAAAGGCAAAGAAGAATGTTATTGCTGATGTTTTCGATGACTTAGATTTTGTTGAGGATGAAGAGGATAATGAGGTAATCGAGATATCAAATGTTCAAAAGAAGAGGAGTGGAATTAATATTGGTGGGGGAAACAAAAAGATGAAGTCAAACACAAAAGGCCCGATTGATATGCATGTAACAAGAAGTAAAGGAAACTCAACAAGTTTGAGACAAACAAGCATAAATGATGCTTGTGACAAAGAACTCCGAGGAAGAACAATTCAAACAATAGCTGCGTTTTTTTACCAAGCGGGAATAGCATTCAATGTCGCTAAGTTAGATGCTTTCCAAGAGATGATCGCGGCTATCAGAAACTATGGGCCAAATCTCAAGCCGCCTTCTTATCATGAGTTGCGAGTTCCACTTCTAAAGAACGAGGTAGACAATGTAGAAAAGTGGATCGAAGAGCAAAAGGTGGAGTGGTCAAAAACCGGGTGTTCAATTATGTTGGATGGTTGGACAGATCGGAGGCATAGAACATTGATCAACTTTTTGGTCAATAGTTCTAAAGGAACCGTGTTTATGGAATCGACTGATGCTTCTGCTTATATGAAGACTGTGGAAAAGGTGTTTGAGCTACTTGACAAATTTGTGGAGCAAGTCGGGGAATCAAATGTTGTTCAAGTTATCACCGATAATGGAAGCAACTTTAAACAAGCTGGCTAG
- the LOC118479355 gene encoding uncharacterized protein LOC118479355 isoform X2, with amino-acid sequence METYSRVGVFDKEDVLPHPSDKTSQIAAVDDVLDTYKNFKRFEILNGPPDNLFSGSKYGVEEIWPTMARKIHHEWENFEKCLKDSDNIYVRAYKSKMDILTAVIIGNKGTPYHDGLFFIDVIFREHFPIKPPLFRLRSFGYAINPHVFECGEVRLNLSHQWTLPDGQIWVPFVTSLYDLLVNIRDKVLNADPLFLQPGFVECGSSVVSEYFSFLYNENVLIKSLKIMTCIMNKPPKNFEAVVIGHFRNRAKDIMKDCTAFVDGLKAGNGEGNNSCCCSHEFRQDVASCIPELNNSFNKIGATFDDVCSLTPANMTYDAPEASSQLRKDPGWKYNFNKDPHDPNCVTCVFSNFSTKGGIYLAKQHQIGGYRNAKAYTKCPTNARDELKAYVESQKAKKNVIADVFDDLDFVEDEEDNEVIEISNVQKKRSGINIGGGNKKMKSNTKGPIDMHVTRSKGNSTSLRQTSINDACDKELRGRTIQTIAAFFYQAGIAFNVAKLDAFQEMIAAIRNYGPNLKPPSYHELRVPLLKNEVDNVEKWIEEQKVEWSKTGCSIMLDGWTDRRHRTLINFLVNSSKGTVFMESTDASAYMKTVEKVFELLDKFVEQVGESNVVQVITDNGSNFKQAG; translated from the exons ATGGAGACGTATTCAAGAGTTGGCGTTTTTGATAAAGAAGATGTGTTACCGCACCCTAGTGATAAAACTTCCCAAATTGCAGCGGTTGATGATGTTCTCGATACGTATAAAAACTTCAAGAGGTTTGAGATCCTCAACGGCCCTCCAGATAATCTTTTTTCTGGTTCTAAGTATGGCGTGGAGGAG ATATGGCCGACTATGGCTAGGAAGATACATCACGAGTGGGAGAATTTTGAAAAATGCTTGAAAG ATTCAGATAATATATATGTGAGGGCCTATAAATCGAAGATGGATATTTTAACAGCTGTAATCATTGGAAACAAGGGGACTCCGTATCATGATGGGCTCTTCTTTATTGATGTTATTTTCAGAGAACATTTTCCTATTAAGCCGCCT CTTTTCCGCCTTCGCTCTTTTGGTTATGCTATCAATCCACATGTGTTCGAATGTGGTGAAGTTCGCTTAAACCTTAGCCACCAATGGACCTTACCGGATGGACAAATCTGGGTGCCTTTTGTAACGTCCTTGTACGACCTTCTGGTCAACATACGGGATAAAGTTTTGAACGCTGACCCTTTGTTCCTCCAACCTGGATTTGTAGAGTGTGGATCCTCTGTGGTCTCAGAATACTTTTCTTTTCTCTACAACGAGAACGTCCTGATAAAGTCGCTCAAAATAATGACGTGTATCATGAATAAACCTCCCAAG AACTTTGAGGCTGTTGTAATTGGGCATTTTCGAAATCGTGCGAAAGATATTATGAAGGACTGTACAGCTTTTGTAGACGGCCTGAAAGCCGGAAATGGGGAGGGTAATAACAGTTGCTGCTGCTCACATGAGTTCCGGCAAGATGTTGCTTCATGTATCCCGGAACTTAATAACTCTTTTAACAAAATCGGAGCAACTTTTGATGACGTCTGTTCTTTAACGCCAGCG AATATGACTTATGATGCACCTGAAGCATCATCACAATTAAGAAAAGATCCCGGGTGGAAGTATAACTTTAATAAAGACCCACATGATCCAAATTGTGTCACTTGCGTATTCTCCAACTTCTCTACCAAAGGAGGAATTTATCTAGCTAAACAACATCAAATTGGAGGTTATAGAAATGCAAAAGCATATACCAAGTGTCCTACAAATGCTAGAGATGAATTGAAAGCGTACGTGGAAAGTCAAAAGGCAAAGAAGAATGTTATTGCTGATGTTTTCGATGACTTAGATTTTGTTGAGGATGAAGAGGATAATGAGGTAATCGAGATATCAAATGTTCAAAAGAAGAGGAGTGGAATTAATATTGGTGGGGGAAACAAAAAGATGAAGTCAAACACAAAAGGCCCGATTGATATGCATGTAACAAGAAGTAAAGGAAACTCAACAAGTTTGAGACAAACAAGCATAAATGATGCTTGTGACAAAGAACTCCGAGGAAGAACAATTCAAACAATAGCTGCGTTTTTTTACCAAGCGGGAATAGCATTCAATGTCGCTAAGTTAGATGCTTTCCAAGAGATGATCGCGGCTATCAGAAACTATGGGCCAAATCTCAAGCCGCCTTCTTATCATGAGTTGCGAGTTCCACTTCTAAAGAACGAGGTAGACAATGTAGAAAAGTGGATCGAAGAGCAAAAGGTGGAGTGGTCAAAAACCGGGTGTTCAATTATGTTGGATGGTTGGACAGATCGGAGGCATAGAACATTGATCAACTTTTTGGTCAATAGTTCTAAAGGAACCGTGTTTATGGAATCGACTGATGCTTCTGCTTATATGAAGACTGTGGAAAAGGTGTTTGAGCTACTTGACAAATTTGTGGAGCAAGTCGGGGAATCAAATGTTGTTCAAGTTATCACCGATAATGGAAGCAACTTTAAACAAGCTGGCTAG